A region of the Hyperolius riggenbachi isolate aHypRig1 unplaced genomic scaffold, aHypRig1.pri scaffold_156, whole genome shotgun sequence genome:
gatagctTCTGCTCCAACGCTTGTACGCATTACTGATGCTTGGACACCCTTGAATTGCACCCCCTCCTGCAACACTGACCTAATGAGATGAGGCACTGCAGCGTGATTTCATTCATTTTCTTGTTGAACTGCCTGGGCGCTTTACAAGGCGTGCTGGGCAAAAATGACAAAGCTACAGGCAAAGCAAGAGAGTCCCCAGTCTTCGCTCGGTCAGGGCAGTTCACAACCAAACTTAAACACGTGTGCTCCTGGGAGATTGTTGGGGACTCAACCGTGAGCTTGTCATTGAGCTGCAAGGAGCCAAACGGTGGCGGGTACAACTGCACCTACGAAGGAGAGCCACAGCGATGCCCGGAGTACACTTTGAAAGCCAAGCAGTACTGGAAACCGATCCTGGGGAAATTTAGGAGGGTCAAGAACGCCTGTGAGGACAAAACATTAAAGTCACGCCTGTGCAAAAAATCGGAAGCTGTCGAGTCTCAGCTGAGGAAAATTGAAGGTGATACCAGTACGGAGGC
Encoded here:
- the LOC137543673 gene encoding fibroblast growth factor-binding protein 3-like, with product MRHCSVISFIFLLNCLGALQGVLGKNDKATGKARESPVFARSGQFTTKLKHVCSWEIVGDSTVSLSLSCKEPNGGGYNCTYEGEPQRCPEYTLKAKQYWKPILGKFRRVKNACEDKTLKSRLCKKSEAVESQLRKIEGDTSTEAEKDKAKLKGRVKEPSGGPEGGPSKPEAAENTGAGRKSSGKKKKHDSKSNQVPNPTISPFLPELTTAREVNDDIVEQNENLADTYCDEKWHSMCSFFVNIWNG